A DNA window from Polyodon spathula isolate WHYD16114869_AA chromosome 18, ASM1765450v1, whole genome shotgun sequence contains the following coding sequences:
- the LOC121330943 gene encoding ZZ-type zinc finger-containing protein 3-like isoform X2, which produces MHITASTLPILHAARKKKNASAIERGAIVGFSTEPGDRKHGGGRDCCKSIAEVSYQRLLQTIAVLEAQRTQAIQDLENLAKHQRESLSDPIVFVEQLQKRVDTGLPCPQRVVQLPEIAWDQYTSGLGDFEREFRNKKRHTRRLQLIFDKVGLPVRPRSPLDSKKDGGESSSYSALPSSDAPEHAASSSRSQVIRGRICDQSKPETFNQLWTVEEQKKLEQLLLKFPPEEVESKRWQKIADELGNRTAKQVASRVQKYFIKLTKAGIPVPGRTPNLYMYNKKASSKRQHHLNKHLYRPSTFMTSYEPPVYMNDDDDRSSYCSNLQDLAAEDSDEESIPIEYRHLPEYKELMQLKKMKKLKLLQIHAESALVQHLGFKCDNCGVEPIQGVRWHCQDCPQDNSVDFCDGCSDCLHKTETHKPDHQLDPIYRADTFLDRDYCMAQNTGYSYLDPNYFPANR; this is translated from the exons ATGCACATAACTGCCAGCACCTTGCCTATTCTGCACGccgcaagaaaaaaaaaaaatgcgagcGCTATCGAGCGCGGCGCGATTGTGGGATTCAGCACAGAGCCAGGGGATAGAAAACATGGCGGCGGCCGAGACTGCTGCAAATCCATTGCGGAAGTGAG TTATCAGAGGCTGCTGCAGACCATTGCTGTACTGGAGGCACAGCGCACTCAAGCAATCCAGGACCTGGAAAACCTAGCAAAGCACCAGAGGGAATCGCTCAGCGACCCAATTGTCTTTGTAGAGCAACTCCAAAAACGG GTTGACACAGGCCTTCCGTGTCCACAGCGAGTTGTCCAGCTGCCCGAGATTGCGTGGGACCAATATACCTCGGGCCTTGGAGACTTCGAGAGGGAGTTTAGAAACAAGAAACGTCACACTAGAAGGTTACAGCTCATATTTGACAAAG TGGGGCTACCTGTTCGACCTAGAAGTCCTCTGGATTCCAAGAAGGATGGGGGGGAGTCCTCTTCATACTCAGCTCTGCCTTCTAGTGATGCTCCCGAGCATGCAGCATCCAGCAGTCGCTCGCAG GTAATAAGAGGAAGAATCTGTGATCAGAGTAAACCAGAAACTTTTAACCAGCTATGGACTGTAGAAGAACAG aaaaaGTTAGAGCAACTGCTGCTGAAGTTCCCCCCAGAAGAAGTAGAGTCAAAACGCTGGCAGAAAATAGCTGATGAACTGGGCAACAGGACAGCAAAGCAG gttGCCAGTCGGGTGCAgaagtattttattaaactgaCGAAAGCTGGTATTCCAGTACCAGGAAGGACTCCCAACTtgtacatgtacaataaaaag GCATCAAGCAAAAGACAACACCATCTGAACAAGCACCTGTACCGGCCATCCACTTTCATGACCTCCTATGAGCCTCCTGTGTACATGAATGACGATGATGACAGGTCCAGCTATTGCAGTAACCTGCAGGACCTTGCAGCCGAGGACTCT GATGAGGAAAGCATTCCAATTGAATACCGGCATTTACCAGAGTACAAAGAGCTTATGCAGCTTAAGAAGATGAAGAAGCTGAAACTCTTGCAAATCCATGCTGAAAGCGCACTGGTGCAACACCTTGGATTTAAG TGTGACAATTGCGGAGTGGAGCCTATTCAAGGAGTCCGGTGGCACTGTCAAGACTGCCCACAGGATAATTCTGTCGATTTCTGTGATGGCTGTTCAGACTG CTTACATAAAACAGAAACCCACAAGCCAGATCACCAGCTGGATCCCATCTATCGAGCAGATACCTTTCTTGACAGAGACTACTGCATGGCCCAAAACACCGGCTACAGTTACCTTGATCCTAACTACTTCCCTGCGAATAGATGA
- the LOC121330943 gene encoding ZZ-type zinc finger-containing protein 3-like isoform X1: MAASRSTRVTRSSVGINGLDENFCGRTLRNRSIAHPEDTSPIPPQRARSPKKKQDCLQPLPKVTNSGKVADLKQQQNVRESWMSPRKRVLSCSEKDFPDKQATENCEQRHLEGVSPVFKRIKRCSRSGELTSSEEDSPDKLEKSTCSKGSAAENDEDCPGPKRARRCLVLDDCDKGEIKKVDSPVDRFDQLVFSSEAELVTNGLDDQDLDDVSCNDKTVGSCVSTDPTGTGSLSAGNKTLALLNGSKVNSALHPDVPCRNLRSEQAELDSRRVAGSSSPSVVISGCLQQPSVVSSSENPSSFREPEEEVDVVGDSGSSSRECVVENTNGGLSAVLDNKPISGEPEPPLGPDCGLDEVASFMEPQEHRYTLRTSPRRSACSKGSPHKLNSPSRDNGSVKEEKESPHGSNVQAETKAYEEPCGKTRKSHHEGQSTSSDTAGECFGEGMDKLAAESGLSDSRLMTPAKELVSSSSHATEEDEDEEDPDVYFFESDHLALKHNKDYQRLLQTIAVLEAQRTQAIQDLENLAKHQRESLSDPIVFVEQLQKRVDTGLPCPQRVVQLPEIAWDQYTSGLGDFEREFRNKKRHTRRLQLIFDKVGLPVRPRSPLDSKKDGGESSSYSALPSSDAPEHAASSSRSQVIRGRICDQSKPETFNQLWTVEEQKKLEQLLLKFPPEEVESKRWQKIADELGNRTAKQVASRVQKYFIKLTKAGIPVPGRTPNLYMYNKKASSKRQHHLNKHLYRPSTFMTSYEPPVYMNDDDDRSSYCSNLQDLAAEDSDEESIPIEYRHLPEYKELMQLKKMKKLKLLQIHAESALVQHLGFKCDNCGVEPIQGVRWHCQDCPQDNSVDFCDGCSDCLHKTETHKPDHQLDPIYRADTFLDRDYCMAQNTGYSYLDPNYFPANR; the protein is encoded by the exons ATGGCTGCTTCTCGATCCACACGTGTTACAAGATCATCAGTGGGGATAAATGGTTTGGATGAGAATTTCTGTGGTCGAACCCTAAGAAACCGCAGCATCGCCCACCCCGAAGACACCTCACCCATCCCTCCTCAAAGAGCCAGGTCGCCCAAAAAAAAGCAGGACTGCCTGCAACCGCTGCCCAAGGTGACGAACTCTGGGAAGGTCGCTGacttgaagcagcagcagaacGTCCGCGAGTCATGGATGAGCCCCAGAAAGAGGGTCCTTTCCTGTTCTGAGAAGGACTTCCCTGACAAGCAGGCAACAGAGAACTGTGAACAGCGGCATTTGGAAGGGGTGTCTCCAGTATTCAAGCGAATCAAGCGCTGCTCGCGTTCTGGGGAGCTGACAAGTTCAGAGGAAGACTCTCCGGACAAGCTAGAGAAGTCTACATGCAGTAAGGGGTCTGCTGCAGAAAACGATGAGGACTGTCCTGGCCCAAAACGAGCTAGACGCTGTCTTGTACTGGATGATTGTGACAAAGGGGAGATCAAAAAGGTAGACAGCCCTGTGGACAGATTCGATCAGCTTGTGTTTTCTAGTGAGGCTGAACTGGTGACAAATGGGCTTGATGATCAAGACTTGGATGACGTTAGCTGCAACGATAAAACAGTTGGTTCTTGCGTGTCCACTGACCCAACTGGGACTGGATCCCTCAGTGCAGGCAACAAGACTTTGGCACTGCTAAATGGCAGCAAAGTGAACTCTGCCCTCCATCCCGATGTGCCTTGTAGAAACTTGCGTTCTGAGCAAGCAGAGCTTGATTCTCGCAGAGTAGCGGGCAGCAGCAGCCCGTCTGTCGTGATTAGCGGTTGTTTGCAGCAGCCATCGGTGGTCTCCTCATCAGAGAACCCGTCGTCATTCAGGGAGCCAGAGGAAGAGGTTGATGTTGTGGGGGACAGCGGTAGCTCATCCAGAGAGTGTGTTGTTGAGAATACCAATGGTGGCCTAAGTGCTGTACTGGACAACAAACCAATCTCAGGGGAACCTGAGCCACCTCTAGGACCGGACTGTGGTTTGGATGAAGTCGCGTCTTTCATGGAACCTCAAGAACACAGATACACGCTGAGAACTTCACCAAGAAGGTCTGCCTGCAGCAAAGGGAGCCCTCATAAACTAAACTCCCCTTCCAGGGACAATGGGTCAGTCAAAGAGGAGAAGGAAAGCCCACATGGTAGCAATGTACAGGCCGAAACTAAAGCTTATGAGGAGCCTTGTGGGAAAACACGCAAGTCTCACCATGAAGGGCAAAGCACTTCCAGTGACACAGCTGGGGAGTGTTTTGGGGAAGGAATGGATAAGTTGGCGGCAGAGTCAGGGTTGTCAGACAGCAGACTTATGACACCCGCCAAAGAGCTTGTGAGCAGCAGCAGCCATGCCACAGAGGAAGATGAGGATGAAGAGGACCCTGATGTCTATTTTTTTGAATCGGATCATTTGGCATTGAAACACAACAAAGA TTATCAGAGGCTGCTGCAGACCATTGCTGTACTGGAGGCACAGCGCACTCAAGCAATCCAGGACCTGGAAAACCTAGCAAAGCACCAGAGGGAATCGCTCAGCGACCCAATTGTCTTTGTAGAGCAACTCCAAAAACGG GTTGACACAGGCCTTCCGTGTCCACAGCGAGTTGTCCAGCTGCCCGAGATTGCGTGGGACCAATATACCTCGGGCCTTGGAGACTTCGAGAGGGAGTTTAGAAACAAGAAACGTCACACTAGAAGGTTACAGCTCATATTTGACAAAG TGGGGCTACCTGTTCGACCTAGAAGTCCTCTGGATTCCAAGAAGGATGGGGGGGAGTCCTCTTCATACTCAGCTCTGCCTTCTAGTGATGCTCCCGAGCATGCAGCATCCAGCAGTCGCTCGCAG GTAATAAGAGGAAGAATCTGTGATCAGAGTAAACCAGAAACTTTTAACCAGCTATGGACTGTAGAAGAACAG aaaaaGTTAGAGCAACTGCTGCTGAAGTTCCCCCCAGAAGAAGTAGAGTCAAAACGCTGGCAGAAAATAGCTGATGAACTGGGCAACAGGACAGCAAAGCAG gttGCCAGTCGGGTGCAgaagtattttattaaactgaCGAAAGCTGGTATTCCAGTACCAGGAAGGACTCCCAACTtgtacatgtacaataaaaag GCATCAAGCAAAAGACAACACCATCTGAACAAGCACCTGTACCGGCCATCCACTTTCATGACCTCCTATGAGCCTCCTGTGTACATGAATGACGATGATGACAGGTCCAGCTATTGCAGTAACCTGCAGGACCTTGCAGCCGAGGACTCT GATGAGGAAAGCATTCCAATTGAATACCGGCATTTACCAGAGTACAAAGAGCTTATGCAGCTTAAGAAGATGAAGAAGCTGAAACTCTTGCAAATCCATGCTGAAAGCGCACTGGTGCAACACCTTGGATTTAAG TGTGACAATTGCGGAGTGGAGCCTATTCAAGGAGTCCGGTGGCACTGTCAAGACTGCCCACAGGATAATTCTGTCGATTTCTGTGATGGCTGTTCAGACTG CTTACATAAAACAGAAACCCACAAGCCAGATCACCAGCTGGATCCCATCTATCGAGCAGATACCTTTCTTGACAGAGACTACTGCATGGCCCAAAACACCGGCTACAGTTACCTTGATCCTAACTACTTCCCTGCGAATAGATGA